The sequence GAGCTCGCTGGTTTCCAGCACGAACCCCATGTTACTGGAGGTGGTAAAGCAGCTGTAGAGCATCCATCCTTCAAATGGGTCAATATAATACTTGGTAACTTAAAAAATGCGCTCAAAGGTACTTATCATGCAATTAATCGCAAGCATGTTCCGCGGTACCTGGCAGAATTTCAGTACAGATTCAATCGCCGATATGATCTGCCGTCCATGATTCACAGACTGATTTATGTTGCTCTTAGGACTCCACCCATGCCATCAACCATGCTTTCTATGGCTGAAGCAGAGTGGTAATCAGATTATTTTATGTCTTTGTCATTAAGCATACCGCATGCGATATAGTCGCAGCGAGAGGTTCTATGAAGATAAGCCCCATTTTTGACGACATAATCTCCAGATTTGGAGTTCCTCCTGACGAACTGGGAAAAATGCTCTCGGATAAAAGCGCTTCAATAACAGAGGCCCTTGTTAAGAAAAAGATCGCCACGGAGTCGGAAGTTCTTGAGCTGTTATCGGAAAGATATTCGGCGCCTTTTCTTAAAACGCACCCTGGTGACTCGTTCAGAGCTGATTTTACAAAGAAAATATCCATCCAGTTTTGCAGAAGATTCAATATTTTTCCCTTTATCCCTGACGGAGAGGCAAAAACTTTAGAATCACTTTTCCCCGGGACTACAGAACATCCTGATTCCTTTATAATAATAAACGATCCTTCAAGTTTTCAGCCTGCTGATGAAATAGCAAGGCTGCTTGATCTTGAAAGGGTAAGCTTTGTTTTTGCCCCAAGGGATATCATCCTGAATCTTACGGATTCTGCCTATGACAGGGTTATGGATTCCGCCCAGCAGCTCGTGGAGGATATGGGGGCCGACGGCGATATCCTAAGCGAGATAGAAGGGGCCGCAGATCTTCTTGATGACACAAGCGACGCACCCATCATCAAGCTTGTGAATCATATCATTTCCCAGGCAGTAAAGGCCAGGGCCAGTGATATTCATATAGAGCCTTATCATGATGGGCTCAAAGTGCGCTATCGAGTGGACGGAATTCTTTATGATTTTCTGACTCCGCCCAAATGGATACAAGCCGCCCTTGTTTCTAGAATCAAAGTTATGGCCAAGATGAATATTGCCGAAAAGAGACTTCCTCAGGATGGGCGCATTGAGGTCAAAATAGGCAGCCAGAATATTGATATTCGTATTTCGACTATCCCAATTGCAAATGGAGAAAGGGTCGTTTTAAGGCTTCTCAACAAGTCGGGCTCCCTACTCAAACTTAGAGAATTTGGGATGGGTGAGGAACACTATAAAATCATAGACAGCCTGATAAGGATGCCCAACGGAATCA is a genomic window of Desulforegula conservatrix Mb1Pa containing:
- a CDS encoding transposase: ELAGFQHEPHVTGGGKAAVEHPSFKWVNIILGNLKNALKGTYHAINRKHVPRYLAEFQYRFNRRYDLPSMIHRLIYVALRTPPMPSTMLSMAEAEW
- the gspE gene encoding type II secretion system ATPase GspE — encoded protein: MKISPIFDDIISRFGVPPDELGKMLSDKSASITEALVKKKIATESEVLELLSERYSAPFLKTHPGDSFRADFTKKISIQFCRRFNIFPFIPDGEAKTLESLFPGTTEHPDSFIIINDPSSFQPADEIARLLDLERVSFVFAPRDIILNLTDSAYDRVMDSAQQLVEDMGADGDILSEIEGAADLLDDTSDAPIIKLVNHIISQAVKARASDIHIEPYHDGLKVRYRVDGILYDFLTPPKWIQAALVSRIKVMAKMNIAEKRLPQDGRIEVKIGSQNIDIRISTIPIANGERVVLRLLNKSGSLLKLREFGMGEEHYKIIDSLIRMPNGIILVTGPTGSGKTTSLYAILSEINRPDINIITIEDPVEYQIKGIGQIQVNRKIDLTFARGLRSIVRQDPDVILIGEIRDQETAEIAVQSALTGHLVYSTLHTNDSASAITRLVDIGIEPFLITSAVKAVIAQRLVRILCEHCKKESEYETGLYKVLGISEDELKSRKVYKANGCPECFNTGYMGRMAIFEIMVIDDNLKHIMLETYDSNKIKAVALKNGMLTLRMDGMEKVMKGLTTVEEVLRVTHA